Part of the Vigna angularis cultivar LongXiaoDou No.4 chromosome 1, ASM1680809v1, whole genome shotgun sequence genome, ATTCCAttataaacatttaatattCATTCTAAGTTCAAACATTCTCTTTCCAGAGCAATCAacttaaaataatcaatcaaaCCGGTTGCAGCTCTAACCCACAGATTGTGGTTTGGACGTGCTTTCATTGGCAAGTGAACTTGTTCAGATAAGTCAGCCAAAGCAACATTGTGTTCCATACTTTAAAACTAATAACCAGAGCATGCACAAAAATAATTGTGAACATTGTTGTACTGGTTCATTGGATTAAAGTCTAACTACAAGCAAGAATTATACACGTCTCTAGTAAGTAGATATTATTTTGAACTATAAAATACAATGACACAGGAAATATCTAAAATTTGTggaaaggaagagagagagagagagaattgaGATTACCTGCCATCAAAGAGGGCATCGAAATCAAAGGAAATCAAGTGGTGATCTGGATTGTTAGGATCTATGCAGAGGTGTAGCGTGTGTTTATGCAAATTGACATCGTTCCTTATCTTCTTAGTGGTTTGATGATCGACATAGGGTGGCGGCGAAAGATGAATATCGTTTCCCCCCTCATTTGCATACAAGGGCTGCTGATGAAGCATCACAGAATTGGCAGTGTAGACATTTGGGTAATACTGAGCAGGAGGACCCACATAGCCGGTGGCGGCAGAGGTAGAAGCAGAAGGGTTGGATGAGGTGATAAAGTAACCTTGTGGAGGCGGTGCTGGTGGTGGCAGAAGCGGCGGAGGATAATAGTAAGGTGGTGGGAGATGTggaggatgaggatgaggatgaaAGTAggtgcttcttcttcttcttctgttaTTGTTACTCCATGAAACTCCCATCTCAAAATTCACAACCAAGAACTGGTGCTGCTGTTATGGGAACAAAGGAAGAGGGAAATAATGGGTGAGTCAGGTGCAGCAGATCCGGTGATTCTTAGGAGCTGCCATTGCTGTCACCATTCATCACATTATTCTCTACTAAACCAATCACCATTTTTTAGTACTTCACTTTCCCTTTACTTGGATGAACTCCACTATccatatttttaatcatttttgttcTCACTATTTAATTAACACTTTCTTCAGTATACCACCATCATCTCAATCTTCTgcgtttctttctttctttatttcaattgttattatgtttttgaaataaataaatgaaatacaGATTAAAATACACAAGTTAATAAAAactgaaacatttttttttataaagcaCTATTAACTTATGTGTAAGGTTTCTTTGTGTAATTTccctaaattataatttttttatatactagttgtcatattttttgaaaattaaaaaactctGCAATAGTTTCTTTACAATTGTTACCATAGATAATATTGGTGATAATTTAAATGTAACTTTTGTAGTATGGTGTCTTATACATACAATGGGACTATTAAAATACTTgcatgattataattattgattcAAATATATTACGTATAACGACAAAATCATATAACAACGATGATGTTTTATATATGACAATAATTAAAACTACTTTTAAATATCCCAAGTTTTAGTGACAGTTGTATTCTTGTAGGTAGAAGAAAGGTTTTAACCGTTGTTGAAAGAGAGATTTAatcttcaattatttttgtttccatCCTGTGAACTAAGGGAGAAAATTAgttgaattttataatattttttaaagagatGATTAGTATTATTTCTTCCATCTTGGttattttaacatcatcaaCCAACTTTATAACTTCCGACATTTTAAAACCAATATGACTAAACtcattgaaaattatttatttgatttttttaattattgtgcttcattagaatattttttgttaaatttatgttactaaaaagattttttttgtcataaaaatattaatatgtacTGTATGATCGTCTGATCAGTCACAGATTCGATGATCGATCTTGGTTCGAACTATCTCACAAGTCAATTGAGAGACTGTCGGTCATCAGTTAGATTAATTAACTTTAGTGTTGATCAACTCAAAAATAAAGTATGATTATCTACATTGAATCGTGATTAggtcaatattaattaaaagttaactctaaaacttataaatacaagtttgagATAACGAGATATTTGATATGTATTTAGTATGCTATTAATTTTCTAACCGCTAATGTTGAGCTAAGTTCCGAGCAATTTGGACAAAGGTATAGACATCTTGAACTTCAGGACAATCTTCATGGTTCCAGACAACTCACTAAACCTTGGACGGTTAACCTTGATCCTATACTTCGAAACACCgtatatttaaattcattacTTACTTTGTCATTGTCATGTATGAGGGTTTAAGGAAGATAAACCCACAATTCAAAGGAGTTCACATCTACTGCATATGGGAGATTCAGAGTCCACTGTGTGGCACAAGAACCTGTGTAACATTCTCCAATTCACAAACAGCGCAACAGAAGAAAGAACTCTATTATTACAAAAACTAGATCAAGTGTGGTCGGGAAGTTCATTCTTATGCTTTCAATACACTAATTAAACACGAGGCCATGAAATATTGAATCACACAATATTGGAGGGGGAATTGAAACCCCACgtgaaataaagaaaacaaagaaacaatATCTAACTCATGACAAACAAACTTGAAAAGTATGCCGAGaagaatgaaattaaaattcagCAGAAATCTGGCCTTGTTCTCTTCCGAACAGATATAGAACCTCTCTGATGATCCCAAAAGACTTTGATTTCAGAAGAATCCCTGAGATCCTCGAGGCTAATATACTGCTGCTTAGCCATCCTTAAGGAATGACACCCTGTGTCATGAATCCAAATATAAGGGTGACATGTTTCATCATAGTAATACAACAAACTCTTGAAACTTCCTCCAACACTGCCACTTCTTCCAGGCATGTAAGCCTTATATATGCTTTTACATTTCAGTCTTTTAGAAGACCCTGGCTTCAAAGTGTGAATCTTCTTCAGTATTGATCCCACCCTTATTTGCAGCTCCACTGGCCGATCACTGAGGTTCCATATCCTTGTCCCATATCCAGAACCTTGAGTGTGATCTCGACAACCATCAAAGCAGCCACCCAAAGATAGAAGGCTAAAACCTTGCACTTTTCCCATCAGGGATACTGCTGCTTCTTCTTGATCACCAACTTCCAcacaatatatgtttttgtgcAATAGAAACTTCACTATGTATATAATATAACCACCCGACAAATTATGCTTTTTCTGATAAAGTTCAATTACTTTACAAACTTTCTCAATTCTAAGGCCATGGAAAGAATCTGCAGTAACCTTGCACTTTAGACTCCTCACAGGGACAGAATATTGTTTAGCCCTTCCATCAAGGAAGTGATAGGGTCTTTAGACGTCAAGATTCAACAAGAAGACAGTGGAAAAGTTCATTGGCACtgacaaaattgtttaaaaattgcTAGAACAGCTTTTCCTTTTGTTTAGTTgggaaagaaaaagatgttggCATTTGACAACAGTAGCACTCATTCAAAGATTCATGATGAGGTCTCATATGATGATGCCTCACCTTTATTGAGAGGGCGAGTTGCTTTTGATTCAATCCAAGTTGAATAAATGACATTACCCGAAATAagcaattattttattttctcctaCTGTGCATTGAGCTCTTGACTTTTTACTTTCTGGTCAAGTTCTCTTTGGAGTGAGAAAAGAACCTTGTAACGAGCATGACTTGAGGCTGTTGGTTGTAACAAAACATTGATTTGGTAGTTAGTGTTGGTTGCTGTCAGTCCTATTCTGTCAGTACAAAATCAATAACACTGCAAAGCTAATAACTCGAGTTATGTCtacacatttatttatttactttgcATCATAAATATACAATAACAACACTTTCCTAACTAGGATAGAGTTGACTAACcgagtaaaataatttaaattatcatcCAATAACAACTTACCTTTATtgatttttacaaaaatgatCTAAAAGTTATAGCACcaataatttagaattagatGACAGTAGGACATTGTTTTAGAAATTATTGTGATTAGATGCATagtaattaaaatcattaaaatatagttAGTACAAAATGTTAGGTGAATAAAACAGGTAAAGTACAAAGGGTGGAGAGACGTAAGACACAATACACTTTTATTTCAGAACAAGCAACAAATCTTAATGATTAGATCATAATATAATCAACAAAAAGGGATACTGTCCTTATTTTATCATAGTGATTAACCATATACAGGGGCATAACACCAGGTATCAACATTCAATCTATTCCGATCAGTCTTGTAACTCCATAATTGAATTTCTTATAAGTACACTACTTTGCCATCCTAGATAGAGGTGTCCCAATAATAGCAATATCATTGGAGTGGTTCAAGTCAAAGTAATCAAGAATATTGGTTCACCAAGCATCTGAACCGTTGAATTCAAAGTAAGAACACAATGAGCTAGGATGAATTAGTAATGTTTGTGCATACAAGATTGATAGAGCAGAAAAAAATTAGGGAAAACACGTCTAGTCACAATCCAGATTACAAAACTGAAAACCATAGAATAAGATGAACTTTTCTGCCGTTAGACAAATTCAATAACCTCATTTTGGTTGTATGACTAACCATGTATGTCACCAACTACATCTCTAATTCCAAAACTGTACAAATCACAAAATAAGAAGCAACTactgtttaatttaaaataaaagaatgttCTTTAAAAGGAGGGGTGGGGAAAGAATTTACACAATGGAATTTAATTTCATGATTCTCTTCATTCTGGTCTGTCTTATTTATGAGAGGCTGATTGAGATCTACTGAAGGTTCAGTGGCAATTGGTAGCTCCGGTGAAGATGCATTGTCATCCGTATCTGTACACTCAGCCAAGGCTTTATCTAAAGCAGACTTGGCAACTTTTGTAACCCATATCATGAGAACCACTGCCCATACCcgaaaataatatttcagcCAGGcattaatcaaagaaaataatggaCCCTAGGTTTTAAACAACTTTTCCAAGCTCAAAAATCTCAACTTTCATTACGGTCTATAATCAAGTGTGGATTCTCCAATCTTATACTTCTATGGTTATCACCACATGAAACACATCACACCTAACATTACATTACACATTAATTCTAAATAACAGTAACATGCTAATAAAAGAACTAATCTATGTGAAAATCTTGTTTCCTAACATAACTTGCCACTTTTCCCACCCAGACCACACTACATTTATTGCTGAAAATCCAAAGCAATATAAGCATAAACCAGCTAAGGAATTGACCAAAACATTTAACAAAATGAGATAAATGATGGTGTGCTATCACTGGTTTGCTTGCTAAAActtcaaattcattttcttctgcCTGgtacttaaaaatttaataggCAAAAATATGCACACAAAAATAAAGCCGCTGGACAGAGTATGCAACTCTTAAAAGCCACTCATCAGTGACCCAGCAATTGCAGCTAAGCTGCTAGTATACAGAGCAACAAAACCTCACATGCAAGGAAAAGAGGAGCAAGACACGCATGAGAAAGAGAATAATTTCTGGATAGAGCACGCTAGTTTCACATTCTATGTTTGTGCGGATGCTACATAGCTTACCAGATATCACCAAGCCAGAAATGATCCAAGGCTgcatccaaaagaaaaataaatgtatgtTACATATGAGATAGATCTCATCTACTTGATTCAATCAAGACAATCAAAGGTATTGGATATCCCATATCAACTAAAGACATTATAATATATAGGTAAGtagatgcaaacctcatcttaccaAGCTACTTTTGTGAGACTTCGTAAGGTGAGATTGagtaggcttaaagtccactatCTAAGATGATACATTATCAAAACCTATCCTAACCAGGGTCTCTTAGATGTTAATATAGAGCATAGTTTTTCATACCAAATGAGTCTTTGAGAATTCTCCCCAACCACGTGTCACGTCTGATAGATCCTTGAGCGTAGTTCCAACATATACTAGAGCCAGTGTTAATGGCtacaacaataacaataaaacatttcaaattcagACTAATGCAAATAGTGATATACTTACTAATACTCTACAAACATCAAACTTAAATATGTATTcttaatagtttaatttaatgcACTTTCTTCCTAGAACATAAGTGGTGAACAAATAAATCACAAGGATGATTACTTGCTGAATGCACTTGTTGATCCAATATTGCCATAGTTCTCTTTTAAATCAACTGATCTCaaacttttcatatttttacaaatcattttaaagtttaactaTATCCACTATCCATTTCTATGCACAACATGCTTTCAATGTGGCACAACTAAAGATACGGCATGGGTAACTACAAAGTTTAAAGTTGTCATGTTTTTCCATTAATCATGTTAGATACCacatttaatacattttagatatgggaatataaaaataaaggtgCTTTGTCACCTTTTTTTAATTGGTTCACTTTGATATTTAGGGTCCTAGTCATGTCTATTCAACTTCGAGCTACAATTATTTTGTCACTTCCAAACTTTTTCCATTGATTTGATTATtcctaataattatttttctatatgtCAAGTTTTTCTCTActaaattcaaaatcatttggTTTTTCTGTTAAAATTGTGCATAAATAATTCTTGCGCACAATTGTCTTCCCAATTTCTAGTCTCTTTGACTTCACAAGAGATTATTATTCATCAAATATTAGTGCTCACACACCGTAGCTAATTGCTATTGCCCAAAGCAAGAATCTACACATGATTGAAATTGAGCATGCCTTCTTCACCATACTGTTCCTTTTCACTTTTAGGGTCATACATATAGTTAATTGAAACAAGTTTAttcctttctcttctcttcgcAATCAAATTTCCCACGCTCCTTTGTAACCACAATAGGAACATTACCCCGTTTGTCTCTATGTCTTGGGATGCACAAGTTTTGTGCATGACTTCATTATAGGTAAAGAAAAACCTTTGCAAAATCTCTTGAATTACCTTATTTGGGTTAGTCATTCTTCTGAAATAgctatcatttttttttgtcctcAACTTTAATGACATTTTTACTAACATCCCCTTTTATTAGACTTGCCTTTTCATCTCCTATTTTGTTGTATTAGATACTATAGATTGTAGTGGTACTTCCTCAGTTGACCCTCCAACCTcatcaacaatttcaattaCCCTTTTAATCGTCAATTGCTAAAGTTTTCTGTCTAGCGTAGTTGTTTTTAGCTCTGCCTTAGTACAATGCAGTATAACTCATCTTCTCCATTCATTCTCCTTTTGGAAAATGCATTTATCTTGTTTATGAATGACAAGAATGATACTTAATGACTCAAATCCAACCTTTTCAGTTAATTTCAGACAAAAGACTCTGGACCTTGCAGATACCTTTCAGGACTGATGTTTTGGTATTCTAACTAAAGCCAATATACTAGATTGTCATCCTAGTGATATTAAGCTTAATCGAGGTTAAGAAGAGCCCTTAGAAGACCAAAAGACATTTAAGTATACTCAATTATCTCACTGTGGTGACTCAATGAGATGTCATGTGTAATCttcaatacataaaaaatgaataaggACAATGACTACTATATGAACATACAAGCAATGCCAAAAAATCGCTTGTTATTGTAATGCTGAGAGATAGGATCACTATCACATATGAGATATAGTTCTGggtattgtttttaaaatggAGGTCATTCAACTTGGGCGTAAGAAGTAGAGCATGCTAGATCTCAAGCAAACGTTGATTATCGTGCTACTATAACAATTGCATGCAAGATTACATGGCTTAGGCAACTACTCCAACAACTAACAAACTTTATTTGTGACAATCAAGTTGCACTTCACATTGCATCAAGTCCAATCTTCCATGAATAGACCAAACACAAATagattttcatttaaaaaattgtgaGAGAAGGTGCTTTAAGAAGAAATCACTATTGACTTTGTCAACTCAGACCAACATGTTTATTAAATCCCTTAGAGGCTCTCTCATATTGACTACATGTGTTAGGGAACTAATTGTATCTAGTAGAAGAAGAAACATTACCCAGCCTAACTGCCTGGTAGTTAGGTAAGTCAGTATAAAAGGGGTGGGTTGGTTGGTGAGAGAGGGGAGTTTTGGAGTGTTATTGTTTGGCGGGAACTCTTGTAGTTCTTTGgagggaggttaagctctcgggCACACAGTGTATCTTGTACTCTTGATTCTTTGGTAATACAAGGAGGTTATTCAGTGTGAGTGGGTGTTACTGGGTTTCTATAGGTTCTTGATTGTAAGGACCTATCAACATGTGTGACAAACTAGGCTAATATGATATGTAGGTTTTAGCTTGAGAGGGAATAGTCATATTGATTACAGGTTACATGTGGAAATAGTTGTCCAGTAGAAATCAAAGATGTAGTGCAACAATTTAGGGGTTTGATTTATTCTTATGTATTTATGAATGATTTCATTGTACACTAATATGTGACTATAAAACAAGAGGTATGTGTGGACATACGACTTATAACATTCAAATacatttcttcttttataaatcctattctttcataatttaatattgaaaacCATCTGGACAAACTTTTTTCCTAATACAGAATGCAAGAAGTGACAGCCACAAGAAAAGCCAATTAATTCTTAGCAAGTTTTACTTTTGTAACTAGGACTGTAACAGATTGACAGACTTAAGCCTGACCTACATCACAATTACTTAGACCGAGTCTTGCCCATTTATCTATAGTAGACTATTTTGAAAGCCTTGACCTACTTGTTGTAAAGTTTGGTCGGGCCTGAAAGCCAATTTACGTGACTTGTTATGTAAAAGATCAGTGGACCTTCTTCATCACCTAAATCGTTTCAATTTTCTAAGactaatgttaatataaaaaacatgaacAATAAGTCATTCAATTAAAGAT contains:
- the LOC108319016 gene encoding uncharacterized protein LOC108319016, whose translation is MGKVQGFSLLSLGGCFDGCRDHTQGSGYGTRIWNLSDRPVELQIRVGSILKKIHTLKPGSSKRLKCKSIYKAYMPGRSGSVGGSFKSLLYYYDETCHPYIWIHDTGCHSLRMAKQQYISLEDLRDSSEIKVFWDHQRGSISVRKRTRPDFC